TGGGAGTGAAGGACAACGCTGAACTCGCCCTATCAGATTGGCTTGCGTCGGCAGCATTTGATCGGATCCAAGACGGCAACGCAAGGAAATGGGCCGAAGCATATGTCGACTTCGCGTCAGGCGAGAAACGTCAATGGCTGCGGAGCCTCGGTGTTGGCATTTTTCCGCTGGTGCAATGGGCGGAGCGTGGCGGCTACGGGCCGCGGGGCCACGGCAACACAGTCCCCCGGTTCCACGTCACGTGGGGAACCGGACCCGCGCTGGTAGAGCCGTTCCTCGCCAAGGTGCGCGAGGGCGTTGATAACCGCAGAATAAGTCTCCACTTCAGGCACCGCGCAGCGTCGCTGACCAGGGCAGCGGGCAGGGTCACCGGCGTTTCCGGAGACGTACTGGAGGGGTCGACGGCGGCGCGAGGCCAGCAGTCCGGACGCAGGGTCGCAGGGAGCTTTGAGGCAAAGGCAGGCGCCGTGGTGGTGACGACCGGCGGCATCGGAGGTAACCACGCAGCAGTCCGCCGGCAATGGCCGGGCAACACTGCACCGGAGGACATGCTCAGCGGAGTACCGGCGTCCGTTGACGGCGACTTCCTGTCCGCGGTTGAATCCGCTGGCGGTTCCTTGATCAACGGCGACAGAATGTGGCATTACCCTGAAGGAATCCACAACTACCACCCCGTGTGGCCCAATCATGGAATCCGGATTCTGCCCGGGCCTTCCTCCCTATGGCTGGATGCAGAAGGCCATCAGCTGCCCGCGCCATTGTTCCCGGGCTTTGACTCACAGGGAGCACTTCGACACATTGTGGGTACGGGACATGGATACTCTTGGTTTGTCCTGAACCGCACCATCGCCCTCAAAGAACTGGCACTGTCCGGCTCCGAACAGAATCCTGACCTCACGAATAAGGACGTACGTCTGCTCGCATCGCGTCTGCGACCCACGACGGACGCGCCCATTCAACGCTTCTTGGACCGGGGCGCTGACTTTCTTCAGGCCTCATCTCCTGCGGGTCTTGCCGAACGTATGAACCAGCTCTCAGGAGCCTACTTGATTGACGCTGCTGAACTTGCGGCAGTGATCCGTGCGCGGGATGACCAGGTGAGCAGCGGATTGGGCAAAGACCCCCAGCTGGCCGCCATCAGGGCGGCGCGCCGATTCGCTACGGACAAGCTCATGCGGGTTGCTTTCCCGCACCGGTTAACGGACCCTCGGCACGGTCCCCTGATTGCCATACGCCTTTCTGTGGTGACGCGGAAAAGCCTGGGCGGAATTACCACGGATCTGCACTCCCGGGTGCTTGACGGAGACGGTATGGCCATCCCCGGCCTCTATGCTGCCGGCGAAGCGGCCGGCTTTGGAGGCGGTGGTATCCACGGTTACCGGGCCTTGGAAGGGACATTCCTGGGAGGTTGCCTCTTCACCGGGAGGGCTGCCGGCCGGCACGCCGCTGCCAGTGTCTAAGCTGGAGCCATGGAGTGGAC
The sequence above is a segment of the Arthrobacter sp. StoSoilB22 genome. Coding sequences within it:
- a CDS encoding FAD-binding dehydrogenase; the protein is MPLDNRDADHGTQKVSADIVVIGAGLAGLVAAATAYAAGKTVAVLDQEPEASVGGQAHWSFGGLFMVNTPEQRRLGVKDNAELALSDWLASAAFDRIQDGNARKWAEAYVDFASGEKRQWLRSLGVGIFPLVQWAERGGYGPRGHGNTVPRFHVTWGTGPALVEPFLAKVREGVDNRRISLHFRHRAASLTRAAGRVTGVSGDVLEGSTAARGQQSGRRVAGSFEAKAGAVVVTTGGIGGNHAAVRRQWPGNTAPEDMLSGVPASVDGDFLSAVESAGGSLINGDRMWHYPEGIHNYHPVWPNHGIRILPGPSSLWLDAEGHQLPAPLFPGFDSQGALRHIVGTGHGYSWFVLNRTIALKELALSGSEQNPDLTNKDVRLLASRLRPTTDAPIQRFLDRGADFLQASSPAGLAERMNQLSGAYLIDAAELAAVIRARDDQVSSGLGKDPQLAAIRAARRFATDKLMRVAFPHRLTDPRHGPLIAIRLSVVTRKSLGGITTDLHSRVLDGDGMAIPGLYAAGEAAGFGGGGIHGYRALEGTFLGGCLFTGRAAGRHAAASV